The sequence TTGGCGCCTGAAAAAGTTGTTTTCAACAAACCCGATTCTATCTTTCCTTTCTTTAAACTTCGATTAAAAAGTTCCCATTTTTTAAGCATAAGAAAGCGATTGATTTTCTCTTGTTGCTCTAATTTTTTATCAGGATCTTTTAAGTCTAAATCAACCTCATATACGAGCCCGCCAGCAATTCCAATAACATCTGGTGATTCTTTAAAAATGTTTTGCACTTTTATCAAATAGTCTGGATCATCAAAATGCGTATCAGCATCCGTCTGAATTAAAATTCCGTTTTTATTGTTTTCGTAGAATCGTTTACTAGCTTCCGCAACTCCTCTATTACGAGCCTTTCCGACATTACAATCTTCTATTTCATGACCTTTTGAACTTTTATCAATAACATAAACCGGAAGATCTTCAATCGAGCGCAGCATGTTTATAGTTTCCAAATTTTTTGCACGTATTAATTCATCGCCTAGATCTTCAGAAATTAAATCATTATTAACAACATAAAGAATTTCATACTTTGTTGAATCTATTGATTGTTTTCTAAAAGAATCAATTTGTTTTTCTAATCGTTCATTATCTTCATTATAAACTGGTACAACGATAGAAAACTCACAATCTTGATTTTGAGGCGAGCTGATTCTTTCTTCGTTATTTAATTTAGAGTCCCAATATTCATTTGATTTCTTCAATTTTTCAATATCAGAAAATTCTTTATTCTCGTTATTTAGACTGATGATAATTTCTTTCATAGTATACGCTAAGGCTACTTAATGTTATCGAAAATAATTTAGCTAATAACACCCCTTCTCTTTAAATCACCTTCTGACTCAAATTCAAGATAATTCTGAGTTAATTCCTCTCCTGCTTTTACATCTTTAACTGCGACCAAATATGCATCACTATGGTTAGGATCCTGAGCGACTGTTCTATTGGTAGAATGATTAATAAAATGCGACACATCAAAATCTACATGCCATTTTTGAGTTGGTTCATCAAAAAAACCCCACCATCTGATTTCTGCTTTTTCTTTTTCGTCTAGAGAATCAAATTGTTCCTGAGTAATATTTACATCCAGCGCGGGACTAGGCGTATATATAAGCGCTCCTTTAATAATATCTTCGGCCGCAAAAAGACCTATGCCATGCAGACTAGATTTATCAAGTCTATATTTAATATGTATCATAAATTTATTTGCTGACTACCCTGAGCAAGAACCATAATCGGTAAAGCCCAGCAAGGCTATTAATAAAACTTTTGCCTTATTATTTTGATGATCCTTGGGCACTAATGAATCTTTCTTTAAGTAAATCAAATCTTCTTAACGTATCCGGGTAATTCAATATTGAATCGCGAGAAGATATGGTTCCTGTTAAATCTTTGTAAGATAAATCATCGTACTGCTCTGCGGTAAAATCTATATCCTTATTATCAATTTTGTTCCAAATATGAGATTTAATATATGGATATTTAGTATTACCACTTATTGAACCTTTTACTAATTCTCCTCCAAATATTTCTTGTGCTAAAAGAGAAACAACTGCACAATGACCCCATAGTGGGTTATCCAAATTCCATCCATTGGGATCAAAAGATGTTTCATCACTTGCCACTTCTTTTATAATTCTTAAAAATTCTTCTTGGTTCATATTTAATGACGTATCTCGTGCTAACTCAACTTGACTTGCAAATCCGGAGCCCGCCCTGAGCGGGCGAAAGATTGCTGACCACCCTGAGCAAGAACCATAATCGGTCAGGCCCATTAAGGTATTTTTTAATATTTATATTCTACCATAACGACGCCTTTTGAGCTTATTATTGATTTTTAAGATTAGTACGCTCTCCTATTTCCCTGAGATAATCAAGAACTTTCTCTTGTTGTCTCCCTATTGCATCACTTAACTTTAAATATTCACTAAGTATCATTAAAAAAAATTCCTGACCCTCGTCTCCAAAAACAATATCACTTTCTTTTATATTTAATGGTTTGGTTACAATAAAATATGCTTCTTTGGTTGGATCTATGAAACTCATATACTGCTTGCCATATTCAATATCATTTTGATCAACTACCAATCCAAACTCCTCCTTCACTTCTCTACTGAAAGTATCAAAAGGAGATTCATTATTTTCCTTACCGCCTCCGGGCAAATCAATACATAATGGG is a genomic window of Candidatus Falkowbacteria bacterium containing:
- a CDS encoding SET domain-containing protein yields the protein MIHIKYRLDKSSLHGIGLFAAEDIIKGALIYTPSPALDVNITQEQFDSLDEKEKAEIRWWGFFDEPTQKWHVDFDVSHFINHSTNRTVAQDPNHSDAYLVAVKDVKAGEELTQNYLEFESEGDLKRRGVIS
- a CDS encoding NUDIX domain-containing protein, which produces MIDQRIFDININFHGVKGLVFIGKKILVYRRDNKTSNFPLCIDLPGGGKENNESPFDTFSREVKEEFGLVVDQNDIEYGKQYMSFIDPTKEAYFIVTKPLNIKESDIVFGDEGQEFFLMILSEYLKLSDAIGRQQEKVLDYLREIGERTNLKNQ